Proteins encoded together in one Candidatus Eremiobacterota bacterium window:
- a CDS encoding NAD(P)H-hydrate dehydratase produces the protein MKVASSAEMQAIDRITIEERGVPSSTLMECAGLAALKVFRSRFPLEGKSVLILCGPGNNGGDGLVMARHLLKLPVKPVAVLTGLPEKLTGDALSQFTILRNLGVPPVSITEESHLACLGELISSADYIVDALLGTGLKNPVRSLFASIITRINESGKPVIAVDIPSGIDGTSGHVMGVAVRAALTITMGLPKLGLLLYPGALYAGEVVVADIGFPESLVEKPELMAEISEPEKLASWLPGRPGNAHKGSCGKVMIFAGSPGYTGAAALACEACHRAGAGLVTLAVPESLHLLMEGKLTETITRPYPDLHGADEVEQALKILLSLAGEADAVAVGPGIGRLPAVQDLTEKLITGIGKPAVLDADALFPPIIEGHGMALPVLTPHPGEMARLMGVPTEEITGNPLHYGRACAQKYRASTVLKGSHSLISDPEGHTSVNASGNSAMATAGMGDVLTGIIAGLLAQGMSPHRAAVLGAFIHGLAGDFAACHIGPRGLKASDLLGHIPEILGHLSCGSFDKLEPFKPVKKVTLW, from the coding sequence ATGAAAGTCGCATCAAGTGCAGAAATGCAGGCCATTGATCGAATCACTATTGAGGAGAGAGGTGTTCCCTCTTCGACCCTCATGGAATGCGCCGGCCTTGCAGCTCTCAAGGTTTTCCGTTCACGCTTCCCTCTTGAGGGAAAATCGGTGCTCATACTCTGCGGCCCAGGCAACAACGGGGGCGACGGCCTTGTCATGGCGAGGCATCTCCTCAAGCTTCCCGTGAAGCCCGTGGCGGTCCTCACGGGCCTGCCGGAAAAACTCACGGGCGATGCTCTCTCTCAATTTACCATCCTCAGGAACCTGGGAGTGCCCCCTGTCAGTATCACAGAAGAGTCGCACCTCGCATGCCTCGGCGAGCTCATAAGCTCCGCCGACTATATTGTTGATGCCCTGCTGGGCACAGGCCTCAAGAATCCCGTGAGGAGCCTCTTCGCATCGATCATCACGAGAATTAACGAATCGGGAAAGCCTGTAATCGCCGTGGATATTCCCTCGGGAATTGACGGCACCTCGGGGCACGTGATGGGCGTGGCAGTACGTGCTGCCCTTACAATCACCATGGGGCTCCCCAAGCTCGGGCTCCTTCTCTACCCCGGCGCTCTCTACGCCGGAGAGGTAGTCGTTGCCGACATCGGCTTCCCGGAGAGTCTTGTTGAAAAACCGGAACTTATGGCGGAGATCAGTGAACCCGAAAAACTTGCCTCATGGCTCCCGGGGCGCCCCGGGAATGCCCATAAGGGAAGCTGCGGAAAAGTGATGATCTTTGCCGGCTCACCGGGATATACAGGCGCCGCAGCCCTTGCCTGCGAGGCCTGCCACAGAGCTGGAGCGGGGCTTGTCACCCTCGCCGTTCCCGAGAGCCTCCACCTGCTCATGGAGGGGAAGCTTACCGAGACCATCACCAGGCCCTATCCCGATCTGCACGGCGCGGACGAAGTGGAACAGGCCTTAAAGATACTCCTCTCCCTCGCCGGGGAGGCCGATGCAGTGGCAGTGGGCCCCGGCATAGGGCGGCTGCCGGCGGTTCAGGATCTTACGGAAAAGCTCATCACAGGCATTGGGAAGCCGGCTGTCCTTGACGCCGACGCCCTCTTCCCTCCGATCATTGAAGGGCACGGCATGGCTCTCCCTGTCCTCACCCCTCACCCCGGCGAGATGGCGCGCCTCATGGGGGTCCCGACAGAGGAAATCACGGGGAATCCTCTCCATTACGGCAGGGCATGTGCCCAAAAATACAGGGCCTCTACGGTGCTCAAGGGCTCGCACAGCCTTATTTCAGATCCTGAAGGCCACACCTCTGTGAATGCCTCTGGCAATTCTGCAATGGCCACGGCAGGCATGGGCGACGTGCTCACGGGAATCATTGCAGGGCTCCTGGCACAGGGAATGAGCCCCCACAGGGCTGCCGTCCTGGGAGCTTTCATTCATGGGCTTGCTGGTGATTTTGCCGCGTGCCATATCGGCCCGAGGGGCCTCAAGGCCTCTGATCTCCTGGGACATATCCCGGAAATTCTCGGGCACCTCTCCTGCGGCAGCTTCGATAAGCTTGAGCCCTTTAAGCCTGTAAAGAAAGTCACCTTATGGTGA
- a CDS encoding tetratricopeptide repeat protein, with amino-acid sequence MAEKASYSLQKYSTLVKLNPDDPEAHFGLAMAFEEANDFNEAYKGYEQCIRLNTRHARARLHMGFLFARQDELARALDEWQKAFDIDPTVINWIKDPSFAIYYKKRIEESLSQFQRPIMISPDNAYAHYQLGLAYKFFDRPELSLQSLKKAVDINPKLWEAYVKAGDVYSALGQNKYSIMQYKSAINVNPKYADAYLNLGITYEKENMIALAVQQYERALELDADNYKIYYGLGRVYFKQGNNKLAIKAFQKSIDYDKSNPEVHFSLAKACEAIYRPDFAIMEYERAIECDPKYAEAYYQLGSLCLQMGDTKKAIDSLENALKINPADAYAHYQLGTAYFRVNNYERAINHFYHAAALNPKDAFAFYNLGLSYIQTGNYPKAIEELRKALELSPSEASYYQQLSLAYSRQNMMKEAIENLNKAIDLKPSEMATHLELALIYKKVDRFDDAIVELRKVLEIDPRSVDAHYELGMSFIDIKESDFAYEEFQKAISTQPDHAPSLHGLGVVFAHFRNQMKEALEYFTQAVKANPQYAPAFCDMGDALIAMNDNKEALVHYEKAFELSPDDLQMKMKYASALMKSGKVEKGTGLFAAVINENPDDAHARYMFAKAYEDVNEINRAIEQYQRASALSPEEVDYHLALAKLYQRLQKVDLAKQEYYNIIRIAPDHEEAQEALAELFGEKRVAPKPVKPMEAVSAEAPVAIHGEGHGADLREKIPADARVALPDGLMPGLNEGMFLPSFDDRDFISSPPDLSLELGLTAEAGSPSLKEEPPVRAAAPEAPPAPPPKAEPQPEPQAEPQAEKEPPPVQAKEEALPEPVTFVEPPKVKEEPLKPEPVVEPPEVKEEPLKPEPVVEPPKVKEEPLKPEPVVEPPEVKEEPLKPEPVVEPPEAKEEPLKPEPVVEPPEVKEEPSRPEPFVEPRKEAPVKSAEAPLPERPKAAEPVKEEIDPLLLSAEECLDIPILPDIEMLLKKEAEQEEAKARQAMEEAAKPEPFVEPPKAKEEPVKEKASALPEGIVLPEGFDDIDLEVLSGEQEKAAVKPEPAPVEQEPEAPKLPEAISPFEKGRKLFEEGSFDAAASQFSKIMKHEPQNYRAFYYLGLIEKEKSGAPSAQELFSKAFDLATAQGDDEYVLLALAEKDALREEAAPPSELESPKVPGEEEKAPEAAADKTEPAEPDEVLPFFADDDILELIAEVPSADDEAEKQPPSSRHEGPSGPSEAPLPPVFSEEYSFEKEVASFFDEELLKGISTHEEEPGKESVKSEPAVPRESEEVFSYEKEQAVKQEFQAGLEALVKKNYPKAREHFRKVLDEEGSHIKALEKLAEVEVLLENPAAAIEHIESILASAPSQTHYYCRLLPLYHRTGNSEGVEKAAAAILELPADNPERLKQTVPALLEASLVRQAVDEYKRYISAYPQKADFPLALARLYEQHEKHSLAAVQYQKVLHQKKTPEVFVNLADSYHRMQKFDAEKRMLEEALGIDQKHIEARVRMVALIDRKDDKEAEFKKVRELIGEKDLAGDLKERIVLIEKELGTGPETLPHPEKEQAEEPVSESPREEILFPGDEESAPPSPRPAERRQAGKAGDESALLQEAAEETPVFEIPMLLEIADEIFSDGEAADDTADESDEASGGDDDDSDARRRRRRKKKRRL; translated from the coding sequence ATGGCTGAGAAGGCGAGTTATTCTCTCCAGAAATACTCGACCCTCGTAAAGCTGAATCCCGATGACCCCGAGGCCCATTTCGGCCTCGCAATGGCCTTCGAGGAGGCTAACGATTTCAACGAGGCATACAAGGGCTATGAGCAGTGCATCAGGCTCAACACCCGCCATGCCAGGGCCCGCCTCCATATGGGCTTCCTTTTCGCCAGGCAGGATGAGCTTGCCCGCGCCCTTGACGAGTGGCAGAAGGCCTTTGATATTGATCCCACCGTTATCAACTGGATCAAGGATCCCTCCTTTGCCATTTATTACAAGAAGCGCATCGAGGAATCGCTCAGCCAGTTCCAGCGTCCTATCATGATAAGCCCCGATAATGCCTATGCCCACTACCAGCTCGGCCTTGCCTACAAGTTCTTTGACAGGCCCGAGCTCTCGCTGCAGAGCCTCAAAAAGGCCGTCGATATCAACCCGAAGCTGTGGGAAGCCTATGTGAAGGCCGGCGATGTCTATTCCGCCCTCGGGCAGAACAAGTATTCGATCATGCAGTATAAGAGTGCCATCAATGTAAACCCCAAATATGCCGATGCCTACCTGAACCTCGGAATCACTTATGAAAAAGAGAACATGATTGCCCTGGCAGTGCAACAGTATGAACGGGCTCTTGAGCTGGATGCCGATAACTACAAGATATACTACGGGCTGGGGAGGGTATATTTCAAGCAGGGAAACAATAAGCTGGCCATCAAGGCCTTCCAGAAGTCCATTGATTACGACAAGTCAAACCCTGAAGTGCATTTTTCGCTTGCCAAGGCCTGTGAGGCGATTTACCGTCCTGATTTTGCCATTATGGAATACGAGAGGGCAATCGAATGCGATCCGAAATACGCTGAGGCCTATTACCAGCTCGGCTCCCTCTGCCTGCAGATGGGGGACACAAAAAAGGCCATAGACAGTCTTGAAAACGCCCTCAAGATCAACCCTGCCGATGCCTATGCCCATTACCAGCTGGGCACTGCCTATTTCAGGGTCAATAATTATGAGCGGGCTATCAATCATTTCTACCATGCCGCCGCCCTCAACCCGAAGGATGCCTTCGCCTTTTACAATCTGGGTCTCTCATATATCCAGACCGGCAATTATCCCAAAGCCATTGAGGAGCTCAGGAAGGCGCTTGAGCTGTCACCTTCCGAGGCGTCATACTACCAGCAGCTTTCCCTTGCCTACTCCAGGCAGAACATGATGAAAGAGGCCATTGAGAACCTCAACAAAGCCATCGACCTCAAGCCGAGCGAGATGGCGACCCATCTTGAACTGGCCCTCATTTACAAGAAGGTTGACCGCTTTGATGACGCAATTGTTGAGCTCCGCAAGGTCCTGGAGATAGATCCCCGTTCTGTCGATGCTCATTATGAGCTGGGAATGTCTTTCATTGATATCAAGGAAAGCGATTTCGCGTACGAGGAGTTTCAGAAGGCCATCAGTACCCAGCCCGATCATGCTCCTTCGCTCCATGGTCTCGGAGTGGTCTTTGCCCACTTCCGGAACCAGATGAAGGAGGCCCTTGAATATTTCACCCAGGCAGTGAAGGCCAACCCCCAGTATGCGCCAGCCTTCTGTGACATGGGTGATGCCCTTATCGCCATGAATGATAACAAGGAAGCCCTCGTCCATTATGAGAAGGCTTTCGAACTCTCACCCGATGATCTGCAGATGAAGATGAAATATGCTTCGGCGCTTATGAAGTCAGGCAAAGTGGAAAAAGGTACGGGGCTTTTTGCTGCCGTTATCAATGAAAATCCCGATGATGCCCATGCACGCTATATGTTTGCAAAGGCCTATGAAGATGTGAATGAGATAAACCGGGCAATTGAGCAGTACCAGAGGGCCTCGGCGCTTTCACCTGAAGAGGTTGATTATCACCTTGCCCTGGCAAAGCTCTATCAGAGGCTGCAGAAAGTCGATCTTGCAAAGCAGGAATACTACAATATCATCAGGATTGCCCCTGATCATGAAGAGGCCCAGGAGGCGCTGGCGGAGCTCTTTGGCGAGAAGCGTGTCGCACCCAAGCCCGTTAAGCCCATGGAAGCTGTTTCCGCCGAAGCGCCTGTCGCGATCCACGGAGAAGGGCATGGTGCGGATCTCAGGGAAAAAATACCTGCCGACGCCAGGGTCGCCCTTCCGGATGGCCTTATGCCGGGGCTTAATGAGGGAATGTTCCTCCCCTCTTTTGACGATCGGGATTTTATATCGAGCCCTCCCGACCTTTCCCTCGAGCTCGGGCTCACCGCCGAAGCAGGCTCCCCCTCCCTCAAGGAAGAGCCTCCCGTACGGGCTGCCGCACCAGAGGCCCCTCCTGCTCCTCCCCCAAAGGCCGAGCCCCAGCCTGAGCCTCAGGCCGAACCACAAGCCGAGAAGGAACCTCCCCCTGTGCAGGCAAAGGAGGAAGCCCTCCCCGAGCCGGTCACTTTTGTGGAGCCGCCCAAAGTGAAGGAGGAGCCTTTGAAGCCTGAGCCTGTAGTGGAGCCGCCCGAGGTAAAAGAGGAGCCTTTGAAGCCTGAGCCTGTAGTGGAGCCGCCCAAGGTAAAAGAGGAGCCTTTGAAGCCTGAGCCTGTAGTGGAGCCGCCCGAGGTAAAGGAGGAGCCTTTGAAGCCTGAGCCTGTGGTGGAGCCGCCCGAGGCAAAGGAGGAGCCTTTGAAGCCTGAGCCTGTGGTGGAGCCGCCCGAGGTAAAGGAGGAGCCTTCAAGACCCGAGCCTTTTGTAGAGCCCCGGAAAGAAGCACCTGTCAAAAGTGCTGAGGCGCCCCTGCCGGAGCGCCCCAAGGCGGCAGAACCTGTCAAGGAGGAGATTGATCCCCTGCTGCTCAGCGCGGAAGAATGTCTGGATATACCTATCCTTCCTGACATAGAAATGCTCCTCAAGAAAGAGGCGGAACAGGAGGAAGCAAAAGCGAGGCAGGCAATGGAGGAGGCCGCAAAACCCGAGCCCTTTGTGGAGCCACCCAAGGCAAAAGAGGAGCCTGTAAAGGAGAAGGCCTCGGCACTGCCGGAAGGAATCGTCCTCCCGGAGGGTTTTGATGACATCGATCTCGAGGTGCTCTCCGGGGAGCAGGAAAAGGCTGCAGTGAAGCCGGAGCCAGCGCCCGTGGAGCAGGAACCAGAGGCTCCAAAGCTTCCCGAGGCCATATCCCCCTTTGAAAAAGGGAGAAAGCTCTTCGAGGAAGGCAGCTTCGATGCTGCAGCATCACAATTCAGTAAGATAATGAAGCATGAGCCTCAGAATTACAGGGCTTTCTATTACCTCGGTCTCATTGAAAAGGAAAAGAGCGGTGCCCCTTCAGCACAGGAGCTTTTCTCCAAGGCTTTCGACCTGGCGACTGCCCAGGGAGACGATGAATATGTCCTGCTGGCACTCGCAGAGAAGGACGCCCTGAGAGAAGAAGCCGCACCGCCGTCTGAGCTTGAGAGTCCGAAGGTTCCGGGGGAAGAAGAGAAAGCTCCCGAGGCTGCTGCGGACAAGACCGAACCGGCAGAGCCCGATGAAGTTCTTCCCTTCTTTGCTGATGATGATATTCTTGAGCTCATTGCCGAGGTGCCAAGCGCTGATGATGAGGCTGAAAAGCAGCCCCCTTCTTCCCGGCACGAAGGCCCTTCAGGCCCCTCTGAGGCGCCCCTCCCTCCCGTGTTCAGCGAGGAGTATTCCTTTGAGAAGGAGGTGGCCTCGTTTTTTGATGAAGAGCTTCTCAAAGGCATTTCCACTCATGAGGAGGAGCCAGGGAAGGAGAGTGTCAAGAGCGAGCCTGCGGTTCCCCGGGAGAGCGAAGAGGTCTTCTCCTATGAGAAGGAGCAGGCGGTAAAACAGGAGTTCCAGGCGGGACTGGAGGCGCTTGTCAAGAAAAATTACCCCAAGGCCCGGGAGCATTTCAGGAAGGTGCTTGACGAAGAGGGATCCCACATAAAAGCGCTGGAGAAACTTGCCGAAGTGGAAGTGCTCCTTGAGAATCCCGCCGCCGCTATTGAGCATATTGAGAGCATTCTTGCCAGTGCTCCGTCGCAGACCCATTATTATTGCCGCCTCCTCCCCCTCTACCACAGGACAGGCAATAGTGAGGGGGTAGAAAAGGCTGCTGCAGCAATCCTTGAGCTTCCCGCAGATAACCCGGAGAGACTCAAGCAGACTGTGCCGGCTCTCCTTGAAGCCAGCCTTGTCAGGCAGGCCGTTGATGAATACAAGCGCTATATCTCGGCCTATCCTCAGAAGGCAGATTTCCCCCTTGCCCTTGCCAGGCTCTATGAACAGCACGAAAAGCATTCTCTTGCAGCGGTGCAGTACCAGAAGGTCCTCCACCAGAAGAAGACCCCCGAGGTGTTTGTCAATCTGGCTGACAGCTATCACAGGATGCAGAAGTTTGATGCCGAAAAAAGAATGCTTGAGGAGGCCCTGGGCATCGATCAGAAGCATATTGAGGCAAGGGTGCGCATGGTTGCCCTCATTGACAGGAAGGATGATAAAGAGGCTGAGTTCAAGAAGGTGAGGGAGCTCATCGGTGAGAAAGATCTTGCCGGTGACCTCAAGGAGCGGATCGTGCTGATAGAGAAAGAGCTTGGGACAGGCCCTGAAACCCTGCCGCACCCGGAGAAGGAGCAGGCAGAAGAGCCTGTCAGTGAATCGCCCCGGGAAGAAATACTGTTCCCGGGAGACGAAGAGAGTGCCCCCCCCTCACCGCGCCCGGCGGAGAGAAGACAAGCAGGCAAAGCAGGTGACGAGAGCGCCCTGCTGCAGGAAGCAGCAGAGGAGACGCCGGTGTTTGAGATACCAATGCTGCTGGAAATCGCTGATGAGATCTTCTCTGATGGAGAAGCTGCTGATGATACCGCCGATGAATCCGACGAAGCCTCTGGAGGCGATGATGATGACAGCGATGCCCGGAGGAGGAGAAGGCGGAAAAAGAAGCGCCGCCTCTGA
- the mtnA gene encoding S-methyl-5-thioribose-1-phosphate isomerase: MKQLIWNDKELHILDQRKLPLTEEYLVLTDYRHVMEAIKTLAVRGAPLIGVTASMALVMAAREIREDSLEAFLAALGEAQQALRSTRPTAVNLMWALDRMMQCAEKAPGGPELIKKALLAEALAIWHEDEELCRRIGEAGEALIPDGAGVLTHCNTGSLATAGIGTALGAIRTAVKRGKKIHVYVDETRPLLQGARLTAWELTQDGIPFTLISDNMAGHFMRKGKISLAITGADRIAANGDAANKIGTYTVALLSQAHHIPFYIAAPYSTVDLSIATGDEIRIEERSSEEVTSFGGVTVAPPGARAANPAFDVTPHDLIAAIVTDRGIIEKPFERNLREALMAGNSR; encoded by the coding sequence ATGAAACAGCTCATATGGAATGACAAAGAACTCCATATCCTGGACCAGCGGAAGCTCCCCCTCACCGAGGAGTACCTCGTCCTTACCGACTACCGCCATGTCATGGAAGCCATAAAGACACTCGCCGTGAGGGGGGCTCCCCTGATAGGAGTCACTGCCTCGATGGCGCTCGTGATGGCAGCCAGGGAAATAAGGGAAGACTCCCTTGAAGCCTTTCTTGCCGCGCTCGGCGAAGCCCAGCAGGCACTACGCTCCACGAGGCCGACGGCAGTCAACCTCATGTGGGCCCTTGACAGGATGATGCAGTGCGCTGAAAAGGCTCCGGGAGGGCCGGAGCTCATTAAAAAGGCCCTTCTTGCCGAAGCGCTGGCCATATGGCATGAAGATGAGGAGCTTTGCAGAAGGATCGGGGAGGCGGGAGAGGCTCTTATCCCCGACGGGGCAGGAGTACTCACGCACTGTAATACCGGGAGCCTCGCCACGGCCGGGATAGGAACGGCCCTCGGCGCCATCAGAACTGCAGTGAAGAGGGGGAAAAAGATCCATGTCTATGTGGATGAGACAAGGCCACTCCTCCAGGGCGCCCGTCTCACTGCCTGGGAGCTCACCCAGGACGGGATCCCCTTCACCCTTATCAGCGACAACATGGCGGGCCACTTCATGCGCAAGGGGAAGATATCTCTTGCCATCACCGGCGCCGACAGGATAGCCGCAAACGGCGACGCGGCCAACAAGATAGGCACTTACACGGTGGCCCTCCTCTCCCAGGCCCATCATATTCCCTTCTATATCGCAGCGCCCTATTCAACGGTGGACCTCTCCATCGCCACAGGCGACGAGATACGCATCGAGGAGCGCAGCAGCGAGGAAGTGACCTCTTTCGGCGGCGTCACCGTCGCACCGCCGGGAGCGAGAGCGGCCAACCCCGCCTTTGATGTGACTCCCCATGACTTGATTGCCGCCATCGTCACCGACAGGGGCATCATTGAAAAGCCTTTTGAAAGGAACCTCCGCGAGGCTCTCATGGCCGGAAACTCCCGGTGA
- a CDS encoding adenylate/guanylate cyclase domain-containing protein, whose protein sequence is MEIISPSIADFLHELAGEGERVAMENYQKEREKASHRKVSMAPGKTPKTVRRPLLPFLLLGVMIGFLGYWLTTLKIGHYFDIAGIYDHYERQLLYNRFEWRAENKNYPLPLDDRIAIIAIDDRSLDNDRLPLIYWNKYYVPVFSMLLEGGARVIGFDVYQGLSIEESLQQILDEKAFDAAKEYLKKGFTFDEWRDDLLPELPISKKDNELAMLLMEKKKIILPCQVLSGKEIVRPIDLIALASGRETWGVVTLPTFPDGVVIFNQFSFLWKPHANEERTEGNKSSSADVSEENSETLYSFAVRILEKFSGSSLEMKSDGASIGKLGLPLDSGQRLWINYRRPVDYQNDKTIAYSFIDVLKKASNNDAEFFKENFEGRIVLIGCTSLAMGDMHKSPYIDASGDLLKLPGIEIHGHTLSTILQQDFLTLTPPAYRCLIFVFLCLLSSLMAARTRPLVAVILNGLLMVTYIAITFGLFFFRSIWVDTLAAFIIIPNFAALSLYRYYTEEREREKLRKIFGRYVSKNVMEAITGNPKLLALGGSRRKVTILFSDINNFTPTSEGLTPEELIGCLNSYFKEMNAIIMKYNGTIKQFVGDEIMVIYGAPVDQDDQAVRAVNTALEMVDRLNEMKAAAPTGKAGFYEVKIGIHTGEVVAGNVGSEDRTEYAAVGDNVNLTSRIEGLNKKLGTFILISEETYSEVNGKVENVAYVPFPPQEVKGKKKLLTVFEVKRPVIGGKNEENQP, encoded by the coding sequence GTGGAGATAATTTCTCCCAGCATTGCCGATTTCCTCCATGAGCTTGCCGGTGAAGGTGAAAGAGTTGCCATGGAGAATTATCAAAAAGAGAGAGAAAAGGCTTCACACCGGAAGGTTTCAATGGCTCCAGGGAAAACTCCAAAGACCGTCAGAAGGCCTCTTCTTCCTTTTCTGCTCCTGGGCGTCATGATAGGTTTTCTTGGATACTGGCTGACGACACTGAAAATAGGGCATTACTTCGATATAGCCGGGATTTATGACCACTATGAGCGGCAGCTCCTCTACAATCGATTTGAATGGAGGGCTGAGAATAAAAACTACCCTCTCCCGCTCGATGACCGTATCGCCATCATAGCAATAGACGACAGGAGCCTTGACAATGATAGGCTGCCCCTTATCTACTGGAACAAGTACTATGTGCCTGTTTTCAGCATGCTTCTTGAAGGCGGCGCCAGGGTTATCGGCTTTGACGTGTATCAAGGCCTCTCCATTGAGGAATCACTGCAGCAGATTCTCGATGAAAAGGCCTTTGATGCGGCAAAGGAGTACTTGAAAAAGGGCTTTACTTTTGATGAGTGGCGTGATGACTTACTGCCGGAGCTCCCCATAAGCAAGAAAGACAACGAGCTTGCCATGCTTCTCATGGAGAAGAAAAAGATCATCCTGCCCTGTCAGGTCCTTTCAGGCAAAGAAATTGTCCGTCCAATCGATCTCATAGCTCTTGCTTCAGGAAGAGAAACATGGGGAGTTGTCACTTTGCCGACATTTCCCGATGGCGTGGTCATTTTCAATCAGTTCTCATTTTTATGGAAGCCCCATGCCAACGAAGAAAGAACTGAAGGGAATAAGAGCTCTTCAGCGGACGTATCTGAGGAAAACAGCGAAACGCTCTATAGTTTTGCCGTGCGTATCCTTGAGAAATTCAGCGGGAGTTCTCTTGAAATGAAAAGTGACGGTGCCTCAATAGGGAAGCTAGGCCTCCCGCTTGACAGCGGCCAGAGGCTCTGGATTAACTACCGGCGACCCGTCGATTATCAGAATGACAAGACCATTGCCTATTCATTCATTGATGTCCTGAAAAAGGCCAGCAATAATGACGCTGAGTTCTTCAAAGAGAATTTCGAGGGCAGAATCGTGCTTATAGGTTGCACGAGCCTTGCCATGGGAGACATGCATAAAAGTCCCTATATTGATGCCAGTGGCGATTTACTGAAACTGCCCGGCATTGAGATCCACGGACACACGTTGAGCACCATCCTTCAGCAGGACTTCCTCACCCTCACCCCCCCGGCTTACAGGTGCCTCATTTTTGTTTTTCTCTGCCTCCTCTCAAGCCTTATGGCAGCCCGCACGAGGCCGCTGGTGGCAGTTATTCTGAACGGGCTCCTCATGGTGACTTATATCGCGATCACCTTCGGGCTCTTTTTTTTCAGAAGCATCTGGGTGGACACCCTCGCCGCCTTCATCATCATCCCGAACTTTGCGGCCCTCTCCCTTTACCGGTATTATACCGAAGAGCGTGAGAGAGAAAAGCTCAGGAAAATCTTCGGGCGCTATGTGTCGAAGAACGTGATGGAGGCCATCACCGGCAACCCGAAGCTCCTCGCGCTTGGGGGCTCGCGCAGAAAAGTGACCATTCTCTTCTCAGACATCAACAATTTCACGCCCACCTCGGAAGGCCTCACCCCAGAAGAGCTTATCGGCTGCCTTAACAGCTACTTCAAGGAGATGAACGCCATCATTATGAAGTACAACGGCACCATCAAGCAGTTTGTCGGCGACGAGATCATGGTCATCTACGGCGCGCCCGTTGACCAGGATGACCAGGCGGTGAGGGCCGTGAACACCGCCCTTGAGATGGTGGATCGCCTCAACGAGATGAAGGCCGCCGCCCCCACAGGCAAGGCAGGGTTCTACGAGGTCAAGATCGGCATCCACACCGGCGAGGTGGTGGCGGGAAACGTGGGATCAGAGGACCGCACCGAGTACGCGGCCGTCGGCGACAATGTGAACCTCACGTCACGAATAGAAGGCCTCAACAAGAAACTGGGCACCTTCATCCTGATCAGTGAGGAAACCTACAGCGAGGTGAATGGAAAAGTCGAGAATGTGGCGTATGTTCCCTTCCCGCCCCAGGAGGTGAAAGGGAAAAAGAAGCTGCTTACCGTATTTGAGGTAAAAAGACCAGTTATAGGAGGAAAGAATGAAGAAAATCAGCCTTAG
- the holA gene encoding DNA polymerase III subunit delta: MNTAGAALSFGQLLEGKEKKGSHLYYLEGADEFLLREAQRHLKARLLDPSLSDFNYSRIVGAKDVKAAAINALCQEFPLMSPLRVVALEEVQKMKEEETERLASYFADLPKTTVVILSFNTSAPQKGKNPLGKKLESLIRAKAVQVQCSMAEREAEEWIIAHLKRSGYEIRQDAALLLRKRIGNDLWLISEELNKLKAYCGNRKIISRTDIESISAYTPQAQMYHITDSIMRGNADGALKAFYELTATEEPSLGMMSYLFRFFMGVIDAQRLFQETGSAREVARIQRKSEYVVRKNLELASSITGSHVYKIADALLQADLSIKKGKDRRIVFEMLIIHLCGLFRKRERFSRDAE; this comes from the coding sequence ATGAATACAGCAGGAGCAGCGCTCAGTTTCGGACAGCTTCTTGAAGGGAAAGAGAAAAAAGGCTCCCACCTTTATTACCTTGAAGGCGCTGACGAGTTTCTGCTGAGGGAAGCCCAGCGCCATCTCAAGGCCAGGCTTCTCGATCCCTCCCTCAGCGACTTCAACTACTCGAGGATCGTCGGGGCAAAAGATGTCAAAGCCGCCGCAATCAATGCCCTCTGCCAGGAGTTCCCCCTCATGTCCCCGCTCCGCGTCGTGGCTCTCGAAGAGGTGCAGAAAATGAAGGAGGAGGAGACCGAAAGGCTTGCCTCGTACTTCGCCGATCTGCCGAAAACCACCGTGGTTATTCTTTCCTTTAACACCTCGGCACCGCAGAAAGGGAAGAATCCGCTGGGAAAAAAGCTTGAGAGCCTCATCAGGGCAAAGGCAGTGCAGGTGCAGTGCTCCATGGCGGAAAGGGAGGCCGAGGAATGGATTATAGCCCACCTCAAGCGCTCGGGGTACGAAATACGGCAGGACGCGGCTCTCCTTCTGCGAAAGAGAATAGGGAACGACCTTTGGCTCATCTCGGAGGAACTCAATAAGCTCAAGGCATACTGCGGGAACCGCAAGATCATCTCGAGAACCGATATAGAATCCATTTCAGCCTATACTCCCCAGGCACAGATGTACCATATCACCGATTCCATTATGAGAGGCAACGCCGACGGAGCCCTCAAGGCATTTTATGAGCTCACGGCCACCGAAGAGCCTTCACTTGGCATGATGAGCTATCTGTTCAGGTTTTTCATGGGAGTCATTGATGCACAGAGGCTTTTCCAGGAGACGGGCTCAGCGCGGGAAGTGGCACGGATCCAGAGAAAATCAGAGTACGTGGTGAGAAAGAACCTTGAGCTCGCGTCGAGCATCACGGGAAGCCACGTTTACAAGATCGCCGATGCTCTGCTGCAGGCCGACCTCTCAATCAAGAAGGGCAAGGACAGAAGAATTGTCTTTGAGATGCTCATCATTCACCTCTGCGGGCTCTTCAGGAAAAGGGAGCGTTTCTCCCGGGATGCAGAATAG